The following coding sequences are from one Ruminococcus flavefaciens AE3010 window:
- a CDS encoding FtsW/RodA/SpoVE family cell cycle protein, with amino-acid sequence MYANPVAYVFSCIFVLIAHIAMLVNVYFNGNYTDVRDVAVLGAAVLILDISYFVIILFFKQTSYVLDFLLILILNMSFIFQSCFGKVGFDLKHLITCIVCLASCKAGYILCRNHKLLQDKKPFIYGGVCFVMLVVLIFTSAEDMWIRIGSFAIQPSEFAKPLFILACATSIADQQKKHKILTFSVVYENIALLALTAIVCLVQVKSHDYGSLPTFLSIFAVGFLLRICYPKAKFSKKKLFGVIALVIFFVLIGLKYAPEYVQHRLHVDIWSDKTGDGYQQSQALIAIAKGGWFGVGPGNGFLSNVFAYENDIVFATISEEWGLLFALMAIFAILVMASVPLVNPARSYYHGTISACVCSAFVVQMALNIFGSCNIIPFTGVTIPFISAGGSSLMVSGFMIGMLMAGQSPSFKEPKHKKKEDNVPTWRWQE; translated from the coding sequence GTGTACGCTAACCCTGTTGCATACGTTTTCTCTTGTATATTTGTGCTGATAGCGCATATCGCAATGCTTGTAAACGTATATTTCAACGGTAATTATACAGACGTAAGAGACGTAGCTGTTCTAGGTGCAGCAGTTCTTATACTGGATATTTCCTATTTTGTTATAATCCTGTTTTTTAAGCAGACCTCATATGTTCTTGATTTTCTGCTGATACTCATTCTTAATATGAGTTTTATTTTTCAGTCTTGCTTCGGAAAAGTCGGATTTGATTTAAAGCACCTTATTACCTGCATAGTTTGTCTCGCCTCCTGCAAAGCAGGTTATATACTTTGCAGGAATCACAAGCTGCTACAGGACAAAAAGCCATTTATCTACGGCGGCGTATGCTTTGTAATGCTCGTAGTTCTTATATTTACCAGCGCGGAGGATATGTGGATAAGAATAGGCAGCTTCGCAATACAGCCGTCTGAATTTGCTAAGCCGCTGTTCATTCTTGCCTGCGCTACATCGATCGCTGACCAGCAGAAAAAGCACAAGATATTGACATTCAGCGTTGTTTACGAAAATATTGCTCTGCTTGCACTTACTGCTATTGTTTGTCTTGTACAGGTCAAATCCCATGACTACGGAAGCCTGCCTACTTTTTTAAGTATTTTCGCAGTCGGCTTCCTGCTCAGAATATGTTATCCAAAGGCTAAATTTTCAAAGAAGAAGCTCTTTGGTGTAATTGCACTGGTTATATTTTTTGTTCTGATCGGTCTGAAATATGCCCCTGAATATGTACAGCACAGACTTCATGTCGATATTTGGAGCGATAAGACAGGAGACGGCTATCAGCAGTCTCAGGCACTTATTGCCATTGCTAAGGGCGGCTGGTTCGGAGTAGGTCCCGGAAACGGTTTCCTTTCAAATGTTTTTGCCTATGAAAACGATATTGTTTTTGCCACTATAAGTGAAGAATGGGGACTTCTCTTTGCTCTTATGGCAATATTTGCAATTCTTGTAATGGCATCTGTCCCCCTTGTAAATCCTGCTCGTTCATACTATCACGGAACCATTTCTGCCTGCGTTTGTTCTGCTTTCGTAGTTCAAATGGCTCTCAATATATTCGGTTCCTGCAATATTATCCCCTTTACGGGCGTTACCATTCCGTTTATTTCCGCAGGAGGAAGTTCCCTTATGGTAAGCGGATTCATGATAGGTATGCTTATGGCAGGTCAGTCGCCTTCCTTCAAAGAGCCTAAACACAAAAAGAAGGAAGATAACGTACCTACGTGGAGGTGGCAGGAATGA
- a CDS encoding FHA domain-containing protein: MESLDTILCITAAAAFDICILVLLLTAYRERKSSKKTWHELSHDMVLTEQGVTYELGCDEVLIGRHASADIRLPDLSVSRYHAMLTVSNGIWTIHDMGSKSGLFVNGSMVREAVLHENDLITLGNRRLIFRARRSERVR, encoded by the coding sequence TTGGAATCACTTGATACGATTTTATGTATTACAGCAGCTGCGGCATTTGATATTTGCATTCTCGTGCTTCTGCTGACTGCTTATCGTGAACGTAAATCATCAAAAAAGACATGGCATGAGCTGTCACATGATATGGTACTTACAGAACAGGGCGTTACTTATGAGCTTGGCTGCGACGAAGTCCTCATCGGGCGTCACGCGTCGGCGGATATAAGACTCCCCGATCTTTCTGTATCAAGGTATCATGCAATGCTGACTGTTTCAAACGGTATATGGACTATACACGATATGGGCTCCAAATCAGGACTCTTTGTCAACGGCAGTATGGTCCGTGAGGCTGTACTTCACGAAAACGATCTCATTACACTTGGCAATCGCCGACTTATTTTCAGAGCAAGGAGGTCAGAACGTGTACGCTAA
- the dnaB gene encoding replicative DNA helicase, translating into MDENDILLSARELPHSIEAEQSVLGAIISDPQVLSDVIELIKPEYFYNDQHKALYSIMLQMNSMSLPVDIVTVLNEAEKQHIFDSPAEGRRYLAEIGNMLPSTANIESYCKIVADKYFLRSLSYVARSILEEVQSGEQNAQLLLDAAEQKIYDIRQGRDVRGLVPLSEAISEAYDRLGKISGPDKDKYVGARTGFTLLDSITSGLNKSDLIIIAARPGMGKTSFAMNIATNVARRAEKEVVTFNLEMSKEQIATRILSTEALVESNTLRNGRISGDDWVKLATSAGYLSTLPLYIDDTASMTVQKMKAKLRRTKNLGLVIIDYLQLMESTSRSDNRVTVISEITRQLKVMAKELNVPVILLSQLSRAVESRTDKRPMLSDLRESGSIEQDADIVLFLYRDAYYNKESQRQNISECIVAKNRHGETGTVELIWDGQFTRFSNPDYNAPPENI; encoded by the coding sequence ATGGACGAAAATGATATCCTGCTCTCCGCCAGAGAACTGCCCCACAGTATCGAGGCGGAGCAGTCTGTTTTAGGAGCGATAATCTCCGATCCGCAGGTCCTTTCAGATGTCATCGAGCTCATAAAGCCCGAATACTTCTACAATGATCAGCATAAAGCCCTTTACTCCATTATGCTGCAAATGAACTCGATGAGCCTGCCTGTTGATATCGTGACAGTGCTCAACGAGGCGGAAAAACAGCATATTTTTGATAGCCCTGCCGAGGGCAGAAGGTACCTTGCAGAGATTGGAAATATGCTCCCTTCCACTGCTAATATCGAGAGCTACTGCAAGATAGTTGCGGATAAGTATTTTCTCAGAAGTCTCAGCTATGTTGCAAGGTCCATTCTTGAAGAAGTACAGTCGGGCGAGCAGAATGCTCAGCTTCTTCTTGATGCAGCAGAGCAGAAGATCTACGATATACGTCAGGGACGTGATGTAAGAGGACTTGTTCCCCTTTCAGAGGCTATTTCCGAAGCCTATGACCGCCTTGGCAAGATCTCGGGGCCCGATAAGGATAAATATGTGGGCGCAAGAACGGGCTTTACTCTTCTTGACAGCATTACCTCAGGACTTAATAAGTCCGATCTTATCATAATTGCCGCCCGTCCGGGTATGGGAAAGACTTCATTTGCCATGAATATAGCTACAAATGTGGCAAGGCGTGCCGAAAAGGAAGTTGTTACCTTCAATCTCGAAATGTCAAAGGAGCAGATCGCCACAAGAATACTCTCTACCGAAGCACTTGTAGAGTCAAACACTCTCCGAAACGGTAGAATATCAGGTGACGACTGGGTCAAGCTCGCCACAAGTGCAGGCTATCTCAGCACGCTCCCCCTCTATATCGATGATACAGCGAGCATGACAGTTCAGAAGATGAAAGCCAAGCTCCGCAGAACTAAGAATCTTGGTCTTGTAATTATAGACTACCTTCAGCTCATGGAGTCAACATCACGTTCGGATAACCGAGTTACCGTAATCAGTGAGATAACCCGTCAGCTCAAGGTAATGGCTAAGGAGCTCAATGTTCCTGTAATACTGCTTTCTCAGCTCTCCCGTGCTGTTGAGAGCCGTACCGATAAACGTCCGATGCTGTCAGACCTGCGTGAATCGGGTTCTATCGAGCAGGACGCTGATATAGTTCTTTTCCTCTATCGTGACGCTTACTACAATAAAGAAAGCCAGCGGCAAAATATATCCGAATGTATCGTGGCGAAAAACCGTCACGGTGAAACGGGCACTGTGGAGCTCATCTGGGACGGTCAGTTCACACGCTTTTCCAATCCTGATTACAATGCTCCGCCTGAGAATATCTGA
- the rplI gene encoding 50S ribosomal protein L9: MKVIFLQDVKGSGKKGEIKNVADGYARNMLLPKGYAVEATAANMNKLEGAQASAQHKIDVDIQAAKDAAAKIKGKKVEIIAKAGSNGKLFGSVTAANVADALSQQLGVKVDKKKIVLSTDIKNFGSYTASVKLYNGIAETIDVEVSEG; encoded by the coding sequence ATGAAGGTAATTTTTTTACAGGACGTTAAAGGTTCAGGTAAAAAGGGAGAAATAAAAAATGTAGCAGACGGCTACGCTCGCAATATGCTGCTGCCTAAGGGTTACGCAGTTGAAGCCACAGCAGCTAATATGAACAAGCTGGAGGGCGCTCAGGCATCTGCTCAGCATAAGATAGATGTGGACATACAGGCTGCAAAGGACGCAGCTGCCAAGATCAAGGGCAAAAAAGTCGAGATCATCGCTAAGGCAGGCTCGAACGGAAAGCTCTTCGGCTCAGTCACTGCTGCAAATGTTGCCGACGCTCTGTCACAGCAGCTCGGCGTAAAAGTCGATAAGAAAAAGATAGTTCTCAGCACTGATATAAAGAATTTCGGTTCTTATACCGCATCAGTAAAGCTTTATAACGGAATTGCAGAGACTATCGACGTTGAAGTCAGCGAAGGCTGA
- the ftsH gene encoding ATP-dependent zinc metalloprotease FtsH: MTPKKSKGVFTYLIVITIAVLCLVLISSKLNANTDRTEYTTIISYFDNYEVSSYVLDLGTGDLTYTINDEEKERHYTVPNVNIFLEDTKDYRKEYNAHHDKPLEQDYIKITDRTWLYSLIPVILTILLGIAILYFMMKQGGGGGKYATFGKANLKNGASGRKATFKDVAGADEEKQELIEIVDYLKNPKKYTELGAKVPKGVLLLGPPGTGKTLLARAVAGEAGCPFFPISGSDFVEMFVGVGASRVRDLFEQAKKHAPAIIFIDEIDAVGRHRGAGLGGGHDEREQTLNQLLVEMDGFTGNDSVIVLAATNRRDILDPALLRPGRFDRQIVVGYPDVKGREEILLVHSKNKPLGPDVDIKRIARTTRGFTGADLENVLNEAALLAARNDRLSITEADIEEATLKVIAGPEKKSRIVTPRDNFITAYHEAGHAIASYNLKTQDKVHQVTIIQRGMAAGMTIYRPETDDQHLTRTTMFENIISLLGGRCAEELFTNDICTGASNDIERATATARKMVTKYGFSSKLGTVVYGSDNDEVFLGKDYGHTKNYSEAVAAQIDEEVRAIIDKAYANCLEILRANADKMHLLAKYLLKYEKIDGDDFDKLMKNELIVDVSDIPDEIPPYEKADLDGSDSNI; the protein is encoded by the coding sequence TTGACACCTAAAAAAAGTAAGGGAGTTTTTACCTATCTTATCGTTATTACCATCGCGGTATTATGCCTTGTTCTTATTAGTTCAAAGCTGAATGCAAATACCGATAGGACCGAGTACACTACCATAATCAGTTATTTTGATAATTATGAAGTATCAAGTTATGTACTTGATCTCGGTACAGGTGATCTCACGTACACTATCAACGACGAAGAAAAGGAAAGACATTACACTGTCCCCAATGTAAATATCTTTCTTGAGGATACCAAGGATTATCGTAAGGAATACAACGCTCATCACGATAAACCTCTTGAACAGGATTATATCAAGATAACAGACAGGACCTGGCTTTATTCTCTGATACCTGTTATTCTTACAATTCTTCTCGGTATCGCTATACTCTACTTCATGATGAAGCAGGGCGGCGGCGGCGGAAAGTACGCTACATTCGGCAAAGCAAACCTGAAAAACGGTGCAAGCGGCAGAAAGGCGACTTTCAAGGACGTTGCAGGTGCTGACGAAGAAAAACAGGAACTCATCGAGATAGTTGACTATCTAAAAAATCCAAAGAAATATACAGAGCTTGGTGCAAAGGTGCCCAAGGGCGTTCTTTTGCTCGGCCCTCCAGGTACAGGTAAGACTCTTCTTGCCCGTGCTGTTGCAGGCGAGGCAGGCTGCCCGTTCTTCCCTATCTCGGGTTCCGATTTCGTTGAAATGTTCGTCGGTGTGGGTGCTTCACGTGTAAGAGACCTTTTCGAGCAGGCAAAGAAACATGCTCCTGCTATAATATTCATCGATGAGATCGATGCGGTGGGACGTCACAGAGGCGCAGGTCTCGGCGGCGGACACGACGAGCGTGAGCAGACTCTTAACCAGCTCCTTGTTGAAATGGACGGATTTACAGGCAACGACAGCGTTATCGTTCTTGCTGCTACAAACAGACGTGATATCCTTGACCCTGCTCTGCTGCGTCCGGGACGCTTTGACAGGCAGATCGTGGTTGGATATCCCGATGTTAAGGGACGTGAGGAGATACTTCTCGTTCACTCAAAGAACAAGCCTCTTGGCCCCGATGTTGACATCAAGCGTATTGCAAGAACTACACGAGGATTTACAGGTGCAGACCTTGAAAATGTTCTTAACGAGGCTGCTCTCCTTGCTGCAAGAAATGACCGCCTTTCTATTACAGAAGCAGACATTGAGGAAGCTACTCTGAAAGTCATTGCAGGTCCTGAAAAGAAGTCAAGGATCGTTACTCCGCGTGATAACTTCATCACTGCTTATCATGAAGCAGGTCATGCAATTGCTTCATATAACCTCAAAACCCAGGATAAGGTTCATCAGGTTACTATAATTCAGCGCGGAATGGCTGCAGGTATGACAATATACCGTCCCGAAACGGACGATCAGCATCTTACAAGGACAACAATGTTCGAGAATATCATTTCACTGCTTGGCGGACGCTGTGCTGAGGAATTATTCACCAATGACATATGCACAGGAGCATCAAACGACATTGAGCGTGCAACTGCTACCGCAAGAAAAATGGTTACAAAGTACGGCTTCTCAAGCAAGCTTGGTACAGTTGTATACGGTTCGGATAATGACGAGGTATTCCTCGGTAAGGATTATGGTCATACAAAGAACTACAGCGAGGCTGTTGCAGCTCAGATCGACGAAGAAGTCAGAGCTATTATTGACAAGGCGTATGCAAATTGTCTTGAGATACTCAGAGCAAATGCTGATAAAATGCATCTCCTTGCAAAATATCTTCTGAAATATGAAAAGATAGATGGCGATGACTTTGACAAGCTTATGAAAAATGAGCTCATAGTTGATGTTTCCGATATTCCTGACGAGATCCCTCCATACGAAAAGGCTGATCTTGATGGAAGCGACAGCAATATATAA
- a CDS encoding penicillin-binding transpeptidase domain-containing protein — translation MKSIRRTQRIISLIILLFIAGMAFLVLKINHEADFYMMNSDTRQLGFVYDRRGDVLFDGTGQGSYPDNYLIDVGNIIGDDKGQMDNTLVARNLQKLNNYSFSEGLKNGGKAAIYTTLDHNANRAVYNTYGYMEGCVSAYNYKTGEILVCTSLPSLDVTKGYEGLGSFKSGTLLSKNLYGTVPGSTQKVSTVISAVEIMGSARLFSKSYTCNGKYTNKTGNDIDCHNIYGHGTQNIQEAFENSCNPFFAQLIEDPDMPLDKVKKQYEKMGYVLNGGTPTYIDINGIECETASTTLENSYEFRTQWGCIGQGDTLVSPIQLMMWQSAIANGTGKMTMPYLIDHVTDLSGHEKEKAKTQYSEKIFSESTASTVKQIMLTNGADRYSWLINGYTVGVKSGTAQVDEGAKENSLLVGFVDDPSFPIAFCILIENKDSGYLTTEQVAQVLLDNLKNNY, via the coding sequence ATGAAAAGCATAAGAAGAACTCAGCGTATTATCAGTCTTATCATACTCCTGTTTATTGCAGGTATGGCATTTCTTGTACTAAAAATTAACCATGAAGCTGATTTTTATATGATGAACTCAGATACACGTCAGCTCGGATTTGTATATGACCGCAGAGGCGATGTTCTCTTTGACGGTACCGGACAGGGCTCTTATCCTGACAACTATCTCATTGACGTTGGAAACATAATCGGTGATGACAAGGGGCAAATGGATAATACCCTTGTAGCCCGCAATTTGCAGAAGCTGAACAACTACAGCTTCTCAGAGGGACTAAAAAACGGCGGTAAAGCTGCAATTTACACTACTCTTGACCATAATGCCAACCGCGCTGTGTACAACACCTATGGTTATATGGAGGGCTGTGTATCAGCTTATAACTATAAAACAGGTGAGATTCTTGTTTGCACAAGTCTCCCCTCTCTTGATGTTACAAAGGGCTATGAAGGATTAGGCAGCTTTAAATCAGGTACACTTCTCTCCAAGAATCTTTACGGAACAGTCCCGGGTTCAACACAGAAAGTCTCCACAGTAATTTCTGCTGTTGAGATAATGGGCAGCGCAAGGCTTTTCTCCAAGAGCTACACCTGCAATGGAAAATATACAAATAAAACAGGCAACGATATTGACTGCCACAACATCTATGGTCATGGTACTCAGAATATTCAGGAAGCCTTTGAAAACAGCTGCAACCCATTCTTTGCTCAGCTTATTGAAGATCCTGATATGCCTCTTGACAAGGTCAAAAAACAGTATGAGAAAATGGGCTATGTTCTCAACGGCGGTACGCCAACATACATCGATATAAACGGCATAGAATGTGAAACAGCATCCACTACTCTTGAGAACTCATATGAATTCCGCACACAGTGGGGCTGTATAGGTCAGGGTGATACTCTTGTCAGTCCTATTCAGCTTATGATGTGGCAGAGCGCCATTGCAAACGGCACAGGCAAAATGACCATGCCCTATCTTATCGATCACGTTACCGATCTTAGCGGTCACGAAAAAGAAAAAGCAAAAACTCAGTACAGCGAGAAGATCTTCTCGGAAAGCACTGCATCAACCGTCAAACAGATAATGCTTACAAATGGCGCTGACAGGTATTCATGGCTTATAAACGGGTATACAGTCGGCGTCAAGAGCGGTACTGCTCAGGTAGATGAAGGTGCAAAGGAAAATTCCCTACTTGTTGGCTTTGTTGACGATCCTTCATTCCCTATTGCATTTTGTATTCTTATCGAGAATAAAGACAGCGGATATCTTACCACTGAACAAGTTGCTCAGGTGCTTCTTGATAATTTAAAAAACAATTATTGA
- the tilS gene encoding tRNA lysidine(34) synthetase TilS, which produces MLTKVYKFITDNKMVTQGDTVVCGLSGGADSVTLLICMCELSEKLHINVEALHVNHCLRGAESDSDQQFCQELCKKLDVPFIAVSCDVSSYAVQHSLSTEEAARVLRYDIFKEYSEGKRLATAHNANDNLETVILNLARGTGIKGLAGIPPVRGNIVRPLLTVTRQEIEAFLSERSQTFVTDSTNLSDDYTRNKIRHKILPLLGEINISTVETSINSINTVREENAFIEELTDEAMTNCRNGDLLNGLDGYSAVIRKRCISRLLTEKKLPYSHKRLEEADKVLVNSGKINISGDVYLIGANGSLELKKISAPTSEYKEIPLEIGTNRIFDNCELFCEIIECDNLKKIEAVHKKSTFYLLDYDKINGRTVLRSRKFGDKIRLSGRSFTSSVKKLINETIDAEIRPTLHFIEDEAGTVFAEGIGIADRVTPDNNTVRCLKISVNR; this is translated from the coding sequence ATGTTAACCAAGGTTTACAAATTTATAACGGATAATAAGATGGTCACGCAGGGTGACACGGTCGTCTGCGGTCTGTCAGGCGGCGCTGACAGCGTTACGCTTCTTATTTGCATGTGTGAGCTTAGCGAAAAGCTTCATATAAACGTTGAAGCACTGCATGTGAACCACTGTCTCCGCGGAGCAGAAAGTGACAGTGACCAGCAATTCTGTCAGGAACTCTGTAAAAAGCTTGATGTACCATTTATAGCTGTTTCGTGCGATGTAAGCTCATATGCAGTGCAGCATTCTCTTTCTACCGAGGAAGCCGCAAGAGTTCTCCGATATGATATCTTTAAGGAATATTCCGAGGGTAAAAGGCTTGCTACAGCTCATAATGCAAATGATAATCTTGAAACCGTCATACTGAACCTCGCACGAGGAACAGGTATCAAAGGACTTGCAGGTATCCCCCCTGTTCGCGGTAATATCGTAAGACCGCTTCTTACTGTCACCCGTCAGGAGATAGAAGCCTTTCTTTCTGAACGCTCTCAGACTTTTGTAACAGACAGCACAAATCTTTCTGACGACTATACACGAAACAAGATACGGCATAAAATACTGCCGCTTCTCGGAGAGATAAACATCTCGACAGTAGAAACGTCCATAAACTCTATAAATACCGTACGCGAAGAAAACGCATTTATAGAGGAACTCACAGATGAAGCAATGACGAATTGCAGAAACGGCGATTTATTAAATGGACTGGACGGCTATTCTGCGGTAATCAGGAAACGCTGTATCTCTCGGCTTCTTACGGAAAAAAAGCTTCCCTATTCTCACAAACGTCTTGAGGAAGCCGATAAGGTACTTGTTAACAGCGGAAAGATAAATATTTCTGGAGATGTATATCTGATCGGAGCCAACGGTTCATTAGAACTGAAAAAAATATCTGCTCCGACAAGTGAGTATAAAGAAATACCACTTGAAATCGGTACAAACCGAATTTTCGACAACTGTGAGCTTTTTTGCGAAATTATCGAATGTGATAATTTGAAGAAAATTGAAGCTGTTCATAAAAAATCCACATTTTATCTCCTTGATTATGATAAAATAAATGGAAGGACTGTTTTACGAAGCCGCAAGTTCGGCGATAAAATAAGACTTAGCGGACGGAGCTTCACTTCTTCCGTGAAAAAACTGATAAATGAAACTATTGATGCTGAAATTCGTCCTACACTTCACTTTATCGAAGATGAGGCAGGCACGGTTTTTGCGGAGGGGATCGGTATAGCCGACCGTGTTACGCCTGATAATAATACAGTCAGATGTCTTAAAATTTCAGTAAACAGATAA
- the hpf gene encoding ribosome hibernation-promoting factor, HPF/YfiA family, with the protein MKTTITAKKMQIPTNFTEYAEKRIDSRLGKFFGEDADAKIVISEIKTQIVLELTVKYNSIIFRAERSAEDKYVALDDAIDKIIRQIRKNKTKVEKKLKDAAFKEAFAYPVPETVEYEVIKHKKFKMRPMDIDEAILQMNMLDHEFFMFTNAETGDINVVYKRDDGNYAVLEPDNA; encoded by the coding sequence ATGAAAACAACTATCACAGCTAAAAAAATGCAGATTCCAACCAACTTCACAGAGTACGCTGAAAAGAGGATCGACTCCCGTCTGGGAAAATTCTTTGGAGAGGACGCTGATGCAAAAATTGTAATTTCCGAGATCAAGACACAGATAGTTCTTGAGCTCACAGTAAAATATAACAGCATTATTTTCCGTGCTGAAAGATCTGCCGAGGACAAGTACGTTGCCCTTGACGATGCAATAGACAAGATCATCAGACAGATACGCAAGAACAAGACCAAGGTCGAAAAGAAACTGAAGGACGCCGCTTTCAAGGAAGCATTTGCTTACCCTGTACCCGAAACTGTTGAGTATGAGGTAATCAAGCACAAGAAGTTCAAGATGAGACCTATGGATATCGACGAGGCTATTCTCCAAATGAACATGCTCGACCATGAGTTCTTCATGTTCACAAATGCCGAGACAGGCGATATAAATGTTGTTTACAAGCGTGACGACGGAAACTACGCCGTTCTCGAACCTGATAACGCTTGA
- a CDS encoding lactate utilization protein has translation MDDNKKAILEKRINKVGENLKKNNMEFYYAESKNDVCKIVKELLNKGDVITHGGTVSMAECGIKELISSPDYSYLDRSKAATPEEAAEIYRKAFFADVYISSSNAITEDGVLYNVDGNSNRIAAIAFGPKSVIIIAGYNKIVRDLKEAELRVKREAAPPNCVRLNCETYCKEKGECVSLLKADHQMSDGCGGDGRICCNYLISAQQRHKGRIKVIIVGEELGY, from the coding sequence ATGGACGATAACAAAAAAGCAATACTCGAAAAAAGAATAAATAAGGTCGGTGAGAACCTAAAAAAGAACAATATGGAGTTCTACTATGCAGAATCAAAAAATGATGTCTGTAAGATCGTTAAGGAGCTTCTAAATAAAGGCGACGTTATAACCCACGGCGGAACTGTATCTATGGCTGAGTGCGGTATTAAGGAGCTTATCAGCTCCCCAGACTACAGCTATCTTGACCGTTCAAAGGCTGCAACTCCCGAGGAAGCCGCTGAGATCTACAGAAAAGCATTTTTTGCCGATGTATATATATCAAGCTCCAATGCTATAACAGAAGACGGCGTTCTCTACAATGTTGACGGAAACAGCAACCGTATCGCCGCAATAGCATTCGGCCCGAAGTCAGTTATAATCATCGCAGGATACAATAAGATCGTCAGAGACCTCAAAGAAGCTGAGCTCCGCGTCAAGCGTGAGGCTGCTCCGCCTAACTGTGTACGTCTTAACTGTGAGACCTACTGCAAGGAAAAAGGCGAATGTGTTTCTCTCTTAAAGGCAGACCATCAGATGTCCGACGGCTGCGGCGGTGACGGCAGAATATGCTGCAACTACCTTATATCTGCTCAGCAGCGCCATAAGGGTCGTATAAAGGTAATAATTGTCGGCGAAGAGCTTGGATATTAA